One stretch of Streptomyces peucetius DNA includes these proteins:
- a CDS encoding DNA repair helicase XPB — protein MNGPLIVQSDKTLLLEVDHEQADACRRAIAPFAELERAPEHIHTYRVTPLGLWNARAAGHDAEQVVDALVEYSRYPVPHALLVDVAETMARYGRLALSKHPVHGLVLTTTDRPVLEEILRSKKIQPLVGTRIDPDTVAVHPSERGQIKQTLLKLGWPAEDLAGYVDGEAHPIELAEDGWALRPYQKQAVEGFWHGGSGVVVLPCGAGKTLVGAGAMAQAKATTLILVTNTVSARQWKHELVKRTSLTEDEIGEYSGTKKEIRPVTIATYQVLTTRRKGIYPHLELFDSRDWGLVVYDEVHLLPAPVFKFTADLQARRRLGLTATLVREDGRESDVFSLIGPKRFDAPWKEIEAQGYIAPADCVEVRVNLTDSERLAYATAEQEEKYRYCATTATKRRVTEQLVHKHAGQQILVIGQYIDQLDELGEHLDAPVIKGETPNSQREKLFDAFRSGEISVLVVSKVANFSIDLPEATIAIQVSGTFGSRQEEAQRLGRVLRPKADGHKAHFYSVVARDTIDQDFAAHRQRFLAEQGYAYRIVDADDLLAGEDPVH, from the coding sequence GTGAACGGACCGCTCATCGTGCAAAGCGACAAGACACTCCTGCTCGAGGTGGACCACGAGCAGGCAGACGCCTGCCGCCGAGCCATCGCCCCGTTCGCCGAGCTGGAGCGCGCGCCGGAGCACATCCACACCTACCGGGTGACCCCGCTCGGCCTGTGGAACGCACGCGCCGCCGGGCACGATGCCGAGCAGGTCGTCGACGCCCTGGTCGAGTACTCCCGCTACCCCGTGCCGCACGCGCTGCTCGTCGACGTCGCGGAGACCATGGCCCGCTACGGCCGGCTCGCCCTGTCCAAGCACCCCGTCCACGGGCTCGTCCTCACCACCACCGACCGGCCGGTGCTCGAGGAGATCCTGCGTTCCAAGAAGATCCAGCCCCTGGTCGGCACGCGGATCGACCCCGACACGGTCGCCGTGCACCCCTCCGAGCGCGGCCAGATCAAGCAGACGCTGCTGAAGCTGGGCTGGCCGGCCGAGGACCTGGCCGGTTACGTGGACGGCGAGGCGCACCCCATCGAGCTCGCCGAGGACGGCTGGGCACTGCGCCCGTACCAGAAGCAGGCCGTCGAGGGCTTCTGGCACGGTGGCTCCGGCGTCGTCGTCCTGCCCTGCGGCGCGGGGAAGACCCTCGTCGGGGCGGGGGCGATGGCGCAGGCCAAGGCCACGACCCTGATCCTCGTCACCAACACCGTCTCGGCCCGCCAGTGGAAGCACGAGCTGGTGAAGCGCACGTCGCTGACCGAGGACGAGATCGGCGAGTACAGCGGTACGAAGAAGGAGATCCGCCCGGTCACCATCGCCACCTACCAGGTGCTGACGACCAGGCGGAAGGGCATCTACCCGCACCTGGAGCTCTTCGACTCCCGCGACTGGGGCCTGGTCGTGTACGACGAGGTCCATCTGCTGCCCGCGCCGGTCTTCAAGTTCACCGCCGACCTCCAGGCCCGCCGCCGGCTCGGCCTCACGGCGACCCTGGTGCGCGAGGACGGCCGGGAGTCGGACGTCTTCTCCCTCATCGGCCCCAAGCGCTTCGACGCCCCGTGGAAGGAGATCGAGGCGCAGGGCTACATCGCCCCCGCGGACTGCGTGGAGGTCCGGGTCAACCTGACCGATTCGGAGCGGCTGGCCTACGCGACGGCGGAGCAGGAGGAGAAGTACCGCTACTGCGCGACGACGGCGACCAAGCGCCGGGTGACCGAGCAGTTGGTGCACAAGCACGCGGGGCAGCAGATCCTCGTCATCGGCCAGTACATCGACCAGCTCGACGAGCTCGGTGAGCACCTGGACGCGCCGGTGATCAAGGGCGAGACGCCCAACTCACAGCGCGAGAAGCTCTTCGACGCGTTCCGCAGCGGTGAGATCAGCGTGCTCGTGGTGTCCAAGGTCGCGAACTTCTCGATCGACCTGCCGGAGGCGACGATCGCCATCCAGGTCTCCGGCACGTTCGGTTCACGCCAGGAGGAGGCGCAGCGCCTGGGTCGCGTGCTGCGTCCGAAGGCGGACGGGCACAAGGCGCACTTCTACTCGGTGGTCGCGCGGGACACGATCGACCAGGACTTCGCGGCCCACCGCCAGCGGTTCCTGGCGGAACAGGGCTACGCGTACCGCATCGTCGACGCGGACGACCTCCTGGCGGGCGAGGACCCCGTCCACTGA
- a CDS encoding HelD family protein has product MSAATTARTAPTDGADPLARERAHLAASRSALRAMREDVQSLDIRDVTANWVNAAVLQSQIEDRIKALADLSHTPLFFGRLDYLPTTQEGRRFYIGRRHVHDAVGDPMVIDWRAPVSQPFYRASRKDPQDVGLRRRFGYTAGDLTAYEDEHLTDPSETEQTSKLLQAEIERPRVGPMRDIVATIQPEQDEIVRSGLSGTVCVQGGPGTGKTAVGLHRVAFLLYAHRERLARTGTLVIGPNRSFLHYIEQVLPALGELEVKQSTVDDLVAHVDVRGEDTAAAAVVKGDARMARVLRRAVRSHVTIPTEPVVVVRGSRRWRVPAYELEEIVRELLDRDIRYGAAREALPQRIAHTVLVRMEQSGEAPDDRVQDSVARGPAVKAAVKAIWPPVDPAKLVLRLLSDADFLAEHAEGLLSAEEQATILLAKPPRSVRAAKWTAADAVLIDEVTDLVQRTQSLGHVVLDEAQDLSPMQYRAVGRRCSTGSATVLGDLAQGTTPWATASWAEALAHLGKPEAAVEELTAGFRVPREVIAYASRLLPHMSPGLAAVSSVRETPGSLDVRCVPEHGLDEAVVAACTESLRHEGSIGLIAADSRVPALAAALTAAGLPYLSPGEETTRETRLTLVPASLAKGLEYDYVVLDEPSSVITAEPDRRTGLRRLYVALTRAVSGLTVIHAEPLPQELSA; this is encoded by the coding sequence GTGTCCGCCGCCACCACGGCCCGAACGGCCCCCACCGACGGGGCCGACCCGCTCGCCCGCGAACGGGCGCACCTCGCCGCGTCCCGGTCCGCCCTGCGCGCGATGCGCGAGGACGTCCAGTCCCTCGACATCAGGGACGTCACCGCGAACTGGGTCAACGCCGCCGTCCTCCAGTCGCAGATCGAGGACCGCATCAAGGCGCTCGCCGACCTCTCGCACACCCCGCTCTTCTTCGGCCGCCTGGACTACCTGCCCACCACGCAGGAGGGCCGCCGCTTCTACATCGGCCGCCGCCACGTCCACGACGCCGTGGGCGACCCGATGGTGATCGACTGGCGTGCGCCGGTGTCCCAGCCGTTCTACCGGGCCTCCCGCAAGGACCCCCAGGACGTCGGTCTGCGCCGGCGCTTCGGCTACACGGCCGGTGACCTCACGGCGTACGAGGACGAGCACCTCACCGACCCGTCCGAGACCGAGCAGACGTCGAAGCTCCTCCAGGCGGAGATCGAACGGCCGCGCGTCGGGCCCATGCGGGACATCGTCGCGACGATCCAGCCCGAGCAGGACGAGATCGTCCGCAGCGGCCTGTCCGGCACGGTCTGCGTGCAGGGCGGTCCCGGCACCGGGAAGACGGCCGTCGGCCTGCACCGTGTCGCCTTCCTGCTGTACGCGCACCGGGAGCGGCTGGCGCGCACCGGCACGCTCGTCATCGGGCCGAACCGTTCCTTCCTCCACTACATCGAGCAGGTCCTGCCGGCGCTCGGCGAGCTGGAGGTCAAGCAGTCCACGGTCGACGACCTGGTGGCGCACGTCGACGTACGCGGCGAGGACACCGCCGCGGCGGCGGTCGTCAAGGGCGACGCGAGGATGGCGCGGGTCCTGCGGCGGGCGGTCCGCTCCCACGTCACGATCCCGACGGAGCCGGTGGTCGTCGTGCGCGGCTCCCGCCGCTGGCGGGTCCCGGCGTACGAACTGGAGGAGATCGTCCGCGAGTTGCTCGACCGCGACATCCGCTACGGGGCCGCCCGCGAGGCCCTGCCGCAGCGGATCGCGCACACCGTCCTGGTGCGCATGGAGCAGTCCGGGGAGGCCCCGGACGACCGCGTCCAGGACTCGGTCGCGCGGGGCCCCGCCGTCAAGGCGGCGGTCAAGGCGATCTGGCCGCCGGTCGACCCGGCGAAGCTCGTGCTGCGTCTGCTGTCCGACGCGGACTTCCTCGCGGAGCACGCGGAGGGCCTTCTGTCGGCGGAGGAGCAGGCCACGATCCTCCTTGCGAAGCCGCCCCGCAGCGTGCGGGCCGCGAAGTGGACGGCGGCGGACGCGGTACTGATCGACGAGGTGACGGACCTGGTCCAGCGCACCCAGTCGCTGGGCCATGTCGTCCTGGACGAGGCGCAGGACCTGTCCCCGATGCAGTACCGGGCGGTGGGCCGCCGCTGCTCGACGGGCTCGGCGACGGTCCTCGGCGACCTGGCCCAGGGCACGACGCCGTGGGCCACGGCGTCGTGGGCCGAGGCCCTGGCCCATCTGGGCAAGCCGGAGGCCGCCGTCGAGGAGCTGACGGCCGGTTTCCGCGTGCCGCGCGAGGTGATCGCATACGCGTCGCGTCTGCTGCCGCACATGTCGCCGGGTCTGGCGGCGGTCTCGTCCGTCCGTGAGACGCCCGGCTCGCTCGACGTCCGCTGCGTGCCGGAGCACGGTCTCGACGAGGCGGTCGTCGCGGCGTGCACGGAGTCCCTCCGGCACGAGGGGTCGATCGGCCTCATCGCGGCGGACTCCCGAGTGCCGGCGCTCGCGGCGGCACTCACGGCGGCGGGCCTGCCGTACCTCTCCCCCGGCGAGGAGACCACCCGGGAGACACGCCTCACCCTGGTTCCCGCGTCGCTGGCGAAGGGCCTCGAGTACGACTACGTGGTCCTCGACGAGCCGTCGTCGGTCATCACGGCGGAACCGGACCGACGAACGGGCCTGCGCCGCCTGTACGTCGCCCTGACGAGAGCGGTCTCGGGCCTGACGGTGATCCATGCGGAGCCTCTGCCGCAGGAACTCTCCGCCTGA
- a CDS encoding copper homeostasis protein CutC encodes MSSNRALLEVIALDAEDAVAAQSGGADRLELVTDMAADGLTPPVATFTSIRAAVDIPLRAMLRLTDGFSAGGAADALVHAAEGLREAGADEFVLGFLDDHGQPDLVTIERLLAVLDGCRWTFHRAIDRAADRDALRKQLADLPGLDTYLTAGSATGVDDGLSTLLAEAARAGEPGYEPRLLVGGGLRLEHVPRLLAGGVTGFHIGGAARPGGWTAPVAASAVREWREVLDA; translated from the coding sequence ATGAGCAGCAACCGTGCACTCCTGGAGGTGATCGCCCTCGATGCCGAGGACGCGGTCGCCGCCCAGTCCGGAGGGGCCGACCGGCTGGAGCTGGTCACCGACATGGCGGCGGACGGGCTGACGCCGCCGGTCGCCACGTTCACGTCGATCCGCGCGGCCGTCGACATCCCGCTGCGGGCGATGCTCCGCCTCACCGACGGCTTCTCGGCCGGCGGCGCGGCGGACGCGCTCGTGCACGCGGCGGAAGGGCTGAGAGAGGCGGGGGCGGACGAGTTCGTCCTCGGCTTCCTCGACGACCACGGACAGCCGGACCTCGTCACGATCGAGCGGCTGCTGGCGGTACTGGACGGCTGCCGGTGGACGTTCCACCGCGCGATCGACCGGGCGGCCGACCGGGATGCGCTCCGCAAGCAGCTCGCGGACCTGCCCGGGCTGGACACGTACCTGACGGCGGGATCCGCGACGGGCGTCGACGACGGCCTGTCGACGCTCCTCGCGGAGGCGGCGCGTGCGGGCGAACCGGGCTACGAGCCCCGGCTCCTGGTCGGCGGCGGTCTCCGCCTGGAGCACGTGCCCCGTCTGCTGGCCGGAGGCGTGACGGGCTTCCACATCGGCGGCGCGGCGAGGCCGGGCGGCTGGACGGCGCCGGTGGCGGCATCGGCGGTCAGGGAGTGGCGCGAGGTGCTGGACGCGTAG
- a CDS encoding heavy metal translocating P-type ATPase has protein sequence MPQTTTGTTSTTATGNGTAASGARSVELVIGGVTCASCAARIEKKLNRMDGVEATVNYATEKAKVTFAESVQVTDLIGTVEATGYTAAEPAPPPPPEEGTASRPDEDDGLVPLRQRLVTAVVLAVPVIAMAMVPALQIEYWQWLSLTLAAPVVTYAAWPFHRAAWTNARHGAATMDTLISVGTSAAFVWSVWALFFGTAGTPGMTHPFEFTIARSDGAGNIYLEAAAGVTAFILAGRYFEARSKRKAGAALKALLELGAKEVTVVRGGRQETIATGDLVVGDRFLVRPGEKIATDGTVVEGSSAVDASMLTGESVPVEVSVGDAVTGATLNAGGRLVVEATRVGADTQLARMAKLVEDAQNGKAAAQRLADRISAVFVPVVIALALGTLGFWLGNGSGLTAAFTAAVAVLIIACPCALGLATPTALMVGTGRGAQLGILIKGPEVLETTRKVDTIVLDKTGTVTTGRMTLLAVHTVEGTEEREVLRLAGALENASEHPVAQAVATGAAERLGALPDPEDFANVPGLGVQGIVDGHAVLVGRTKLLAEWSIELPADLARARHDAEAAGRTAITVAWDGAARAVLEVADAVKDTSPQAIRRLRALGLTPILLTGDNKTVADSVATEVGIDEVIAEVMPEDKVDVVKRLQAEGRSVAMVGDGVNDAAALAQADLGLAMGTGTDAAIEAGDLTLVRGDLNAAADAIRLSRRTLGTIRSNLFWAFAYNIAALPLAAAGLLNPMIAGAAMAFSSVFVVGNSLRLRSFKAT, from the coding sequence ATGCCGCAGACCACGACCGGGACCACCAGCACGACCGCCACGGGCAACGGCACCGCCGCGAGCGGGGCGCGCTCCGTCGAGCTCGTCATCGGCGGCGTGACCTGCGCCTCGTGCGCGGCGCGCATCGAGAAGAAGCTCAATCGCATGGACGGCGTCGAGGCGACCGTGAACTACGCCACCGAGAAGGCGAAGGTGACCTTCGCCGAGAGCGTCCAGGTCACGGACCTCATCGGCACCGTGGAGGCGACCGGTTACACGGCCGCCGAGCCCGCGCCTCCGCCACCACCCGAGGAAGGGACCGCGAGCCGGCCGGATGAGGACGACGGGCTCGTTCCCCTGCGGCAGCGGTTGGTGACGGCGGTGGTGCTGGCCGTGCCGGTGATCGCGATGGCCATGGTCCCGGCGTTGCAGATCGAGTACTGGCAGTGGCTGAGTCTGACGCTGGCCGCGCCGGTCGTCACCTACGCCGCGTGGCCGTTCCATCGTGCGGCGTGGACGAACGCGCGGCATGGTGCGGCGACGATGGACACGCTGATCTCGGTGGGGACGTCGGCGGCGTTCGTGTGGTCGGTGTGGGCGTTGTTCTTCGGGACGGCCGGTACGCCGGGGATGACGCATCCGTTCGAGTTCACGATCGCGCGCAGTGACGGGGCGGGGAACATCTATCTGGAGGCGGCGGCGGGGGTGACGGCGTTCATCCTGGCGGGCCGGTACTTCGAGGCGCGGTCGAAGCGGAAGGCGGGTGCGGCGCTCAAGGCGTTGCTGGAGTTGGGGGCGAAGGAGGTCACCGTGGTGCGCGGTGGCCGTCAGGAGACGATCGCGACCGGGGATCTGGTGGTGGGTGACCGGTTCCTGGTGCGGCCCGGTGAGAAGATCGCCACGGACGGCACGGTGGTGGAGGGGTCGTCGGCGGTGGATGCGTCGATGCTGACCGGTGAGTCGGTGCCGGTGGAGGTGTCGGTCGGTGACGCGGTGACCGGGGCGACGTTGAACGCGGGTGGCCGGCTGGTGGTGGAGGCCACCCGGGTGGGGGCGGACACGCAGTTGGCGCGGATGGCGAAGCTGGTGGAGGACGCGCAGAACGGCAAGGCCGCGGCGCAGCGGCTGGCCGACCGGATCTCCGCGGTGTTCGTGCCCGTCGTGATCGCTCTGGCGCTGGGCACGTTGGGGTTCTGGCTCGGCAACGGCTCGGGGTTGACGGCGGCGTTCACCGCGGCGGTCGCCGTGTTGATCATCGCCTGCCCCTGTGCGCTGGGTCTGGCCACCCCGACCGCGTTGATGGTCGGCACCGGTCGCGGCGCGCAGCTGGGGATTCTGATCAAGGGCCCGGAGGTGCTGGAGACCACCCGCAAGGTCGACACCATCGTGCTGGACAAGACCGGCACGGTGACCACCGGGCGGATGACGCTGCTGGCCGTCCACACCGTCGAGGGCACCGAGGAGAGGGAGGTGCTGCGGCTGGCCGGTGCGCTGGAGAACGCCTCCGAGCACCCCGTCGCCCAGGCCGTGGCCACCGGCGCCGCCGAGCGGCTCGGCGCCCTGCCGGACCCGGAGGACTTCGCCAACGTCCCCGGCCTGGGCGTGCAGGGCATCGTCGACGGCCACGCCGTCCTCGTCGGCCGCACCAAACTCCTGGCCGAGTGGTCCATCGAGCTGCCCGCCGATCTGGCCCGGGCCCGGCACGACGCCGAGGCCGCCGGCCGCACCGCGATCACCGTCGCCTGGGACGGAGCCGCCCGCGCCGTCCTGGAGGTCGCCGACGCCGTCAAGGACACCAGCCCCCAGGCCATCCGCCGCCTGCGCGCCCTGGGCCTGACCCCGATCCTGCTGACCGGCGACAACAAGACCGTCGCCGACAGCGTCGCCACCGAGGTCGGCATCGACGAGGTCATCGCCGAGGTCATGCCCGAGGACAAGGTCGACGTCGTCAAACGCCTCCAGGCCGAAGGCCGCAGCGTCGCCATGGTCGGCGACGGCGTCAACGACGCCGCCGCCCTCGCCCAGGCCGACCTCGGCCTCGCCATGGGCACCGGCACCGACGCCGCCATCGAAGCCGGCGACCTCACCCTCGTCCGCGGCGACCTGAACGCCGCCGCCGACGCCATCCGCCTCTCCCGCCGCACCCTGGGCACCATCCGCTCCAACCTCTTCTGGGCCTTCGCCTACAACATCGCCGCCCTCCCCCTCGCCGCCGCCGGACTCCTCAACCCCATGATCGCCGGAGCTGCCATGGCCTTCTCCTCCGTCTTCGTCGTCGGCAACTCCCTGCGCCTGCGCAGCTTCAAAGCAACCTGA
- a CDS encoding Cmx/CmrA family chloramphenicol efflux MFS transporter, with product MPLAVYILGLSVFALGTSEFMLSGLLPPIARDMDVSIPRAGLLTSAFAVGMVVGAPLLAVATLRLPRRTTLISLISVFGLGQVAGALAPTYEVLFASRVISALACAGFWAVGAAVAIAMVPVNQRARAMAVMIGGLSIANVLGVPAGAFLGEHLGWRSAFWAVGAASAVALVGVLTRIPHIPLPEQKPQLRKELTIYRDRQVWLAVAITALAAGGVFCLFTYLSPLLTEVAGLDAGWVPTVLALFGIGALAGSTIGGRVADAHLFGVMLGGIAASTVLLTALALFSSYAAVAVALSFLLGFSSFFTAPALNARMFNVAGAAPTLAGATTTAAFNLGNTGGPWLGGVVIDADLGFASTAWAGAAMMLVAIALVAVAMRLHGRSRVVAGATAAAPAESSLRAERV from the coding sequence ATGCCGCTCGCCGTCTACATACTCGGCCTGTCCGTGTTCGCCCTCGGAACCAGCGAGTTCATGCTCTCCGGGCTGCTGCCGCCGATCGCGCGCGACATGGACGTCTCGATCCCCCGGGCGGGGCTGCTGACGTCGGCCTTCGCGGTGGGCATGGTGGTCGGTGCGCCGCTGCTGGCCGTGGCGACGCTACGGCTGCCGCGCAGGACCACGCTGATCTCCCTGATCTCCGTCTTCGGCCTCGGGCAGGTCGCCGGCGCCCTGGCGCCCACGTACGAGGTGCTCTTCGCGTCCCGCGTCATCAGCGCGCTCGCGTGCGCGGGCTTCTGGGCCGTCGGCGCGGCCGTGGCGATCGCGATGGTGCCGGTGAACCAGCGGGCCCGGGCGATGGCGGTGATGATCGGCGGTCTGTCGATCGCGAACGTCCTCGGCGTGCCGGCGGGCGCGTTCCTCGGCGAGCACCTCGGGTGGCGGTCGGCGTTCTGGGCGGTCGGCGCCGCGTCCGCCGTGGCGCTCGTCGGCGTACTGACGCGCATCCCGCACATCCCGCTGCCGGAGCAGAAGCCGCAGCTCAGGAAGGAGCTGACGATCTACCGCGACCGCCAGGTGTGGCTGGCCGTGGCGATCACCGCGCTCGCGGCGGGCGGCGTGTTCTGCCTCTTCACCTACCTCAGTCCCCTGCTCACCGAGGTGGCCGGGCTGGACGCCGGCTGGGTTCCGACGGTGCTGGCGCTGTTCGGGATCGGCGCGCTGGCCGGTTCGACGATCGGCGGCCGGGTCGCCGACGCGCACCTCTTCGGCGTGATGCTCGGCGGCATCGCCGCCTCGACGGTGCTGCTGACGGCGCTCGCCCTGTTCTCCTCGTACGCCGCCGTCGCGGTGGCGCTGTCGTTCCTGCTCGGCTTCTCGTCGTTCTTCACGGCCCCGGCGCTCAACGCCCGGATGTTCAATGTCGCGGGCGCGGCCCCGACCCTCGCGGGCGCGACGACGACCGCGGCCTTCAATCTGGGCAACACGGGCGGTCCGTGGCTCGGCGGCGTGGTCATCGACGCGGACCTCGGCTTCGCGTCGACGGCCTGGGCGGGCGCGGCGATGATGCTGGTCGCGATCGCGCTCGTCGCCGTCGCGATGCGGCTGCACGGCAGGTCCCGGGTGGTGGCGGGAGCGACGGCCGCCGCCCCGGCGGAGTCCTCACTGCGCGCCGAGCGGGTCTGA
- a CDS encoding CGNR zinc finger domain-containing protein has translation MMRFTSYSEGPATWAEDLVNTYNVVRGKEKMPDPAALAELLIAHGIRIKGVPTNKDLERARTLRTALREVFGAPDESTAIALLNRILAEHHAVPHYTDHDGEWHLHVTDPQAPPVDQYAVNAAMGLLGVITTTGMSRLHICDGNRCEEVFVDVSRNQSRRYCSPQICGNRASAAAHRARRKGATL, from the coding sequence ATGATGAGATTTACTAGTTACTCAGAAGGTCCGGCAACGTGGGCCGAGGATCTCGTCAACACCTACAACGTGGTCCGCGGGAAAGAAAAGATGCCCGATCCGGCCGCGCTGGCGGAACTGCTCATTGCTCACGGCATCCGGATCAAAGGCGTGCCCACCAACAAGGACCTCGAGAGGGCGCGCACCCTGCGGACGGCCCTTCGGGAGGTCTTCGGCGCCCCCGACGAGTCCACCGCCATCGCCCTGCTCAACCGCATACTCGCCGAGCATCACGCAGTGCCGCACTACACCGATCACGACGGCGAATGGCACCTTCACGTCACCGATCCGCAGGCCCCGCCGGTGGACCAATACGCCGTGAACGCCGCCATGGGCCTCCTCGGCGTCATCACCACCACGGGAATGAGCCGACTGCACATCTGCGACGGCAACCGCTGCGAAGAGGTGTTCGTGGATGTCTCCCGAAACCAGTCCCGTCGCTATTGCAGTCCGCAGATCTGCGGAAACCGCGCCAGCGCCGCGGCCCACCGCGCCCGCCGGAAGGGTGCCACCCTCTGA
- a CDS encoding AzlC family ABC transporter permease translates to MAIPLAIAVFGFAVSFGVVARAADMGIMAPIAMSLTTFAGSAQFAAASVVGTGGGIAAAIVAAVLLNSRYLPIGISVAPAMKGNAVKRFFSAQLVVDESWAVGHLGEGRYSHGRLLGAGVVVYCAWVGGTAVGVLGAEYVGDPLRFGLDVVSPVLFLALLKGQISDRRALVCAILGVAVALSLTPVASPGVPLIASTVVCLLGLRK, encoded by the coding sequence ATGGCGATACCGCTGGCGATCGCCGTCTTCGGCTTCGCCGTCTCCTTCGGCGTGGTGGCCCGGGCCGCCGACATGGGAATCATGGCGCCCATCGCCATGTCCTTGACCACCTTCGCCGGATCGGCCCAGTTCGCGGCCGCGTCCGTGGTGGGCACGGGCGGGGGCATCGCCGCGGCCATCGTGGCCGCCGTTCTGCTCAACTCCCGTTATCTGCCCATCGGGATCAGCGTCGCCCCGGCGATGAAGGGCAACGCCGTCAAGCGCTTCTTCTCCGCGCAGCTGGTGGTGGACGAGTCCTGGGCCGTGGGGCATCTGGGCGAGGGCCGCTATTCGCACGGCCGGCTGCTGGGCGCGGGCGTGGTCGTCTACTGCGCCTGGGTGGGCGGCACGGCCGTCGGCGTCCTGGGGGCGGAGTATGTCGGGGACCCGCTGCGCTTCGGACTGGACGTGGTGTCGCCCGTCCTCTTCCTGGCCCTGCTCAAGGGGCAGATCAGCGATCGGCGCGCGCTCGTGTGCGCGATCCTCGGGGTCGCGGTCGCGCTGTCGCTGACGCCGGTCGCCTCACCCGGAGTGCCGTTGATCGCGTCCACCGTCGTCTGTCTGCTGGGATTGAGGAAATGA
- a CDS encoding AzlD domain-containing protein, protein MMSGVWLAVLLVGAVSMALKATGPVLLGGQELPDSMQRVVALMAPTLLAALIATQIFGDGQALTVDARVVGLVVGAFGVWRNWPTLLVVFLGAGAAAVTRLIAG, encoded by the coding sequence ATGATGAGCGGAGTATGGCTGGCGGTGCTCCTCGTGGGTGCCGTGTCGATGGCACTGAAAGCCACCGGGCCGGTGCTGCTGGGCGGGCAGGAACTGCCGGACAGCATGCAGCGCGTGGTGGCCCTGATGGCGCCGACGCTGCTGGCGGCACTGATCGCCACTCAGATCTTCGGCGACGGCCAGGCGTTGACGGTCGATGCCCGCGTGGTGGGTCTGGTCGTGGGCGCCTTCGGGGTCTGGCGGAACTGGCCCACGCTGCTCGTGGTGTTCCTGGGCGCGGGAGCGGCGGCGGTAACCCGCCTGATCGCCGGATGA
- a CDS encoding RraA family protein, which translates to MDADPAEAHMWPTAALWDAGLRLGHRLALPPLPLRPAAVGMRLAGPLRRIHHTEGVASILDGLDEAREGDVLFIDNGGRTDEACVGDLVAIEARLAGVAGLVVWGCHRDTDELAVIRLPVFSLGPCPSSPTLRQDTDAVVEQPFPFEAGDIAVGDFDGLVLVPAGIHPEVVDVARAIVEAEQRQAEKALRGVSLREQLRWAEFKERRREDPSYTFRMHMARVGGALE; encoded by the coding sequence ATGGACGCAGACCCGGCCGAGGCCCACATGTGGCCGACGGCGGCACTGTGGGACGCGGGACTCCGGCTCGGGCACCGGCTCGCCCTGCCACCGCTGCCCCTGCGGCCGGCGGCGGTCGGGATGAGGCTCGCCGGTCCGCTGCGCCGGATCCATCACACCGAAGGTGTCGCGTCGATCCTCGACGGCCTGGACGAGGCGCGCGAGGGCGACGTGCTGTTCATCGACAACGGGGGCCGCACGGACGAGGCGTGCGTGGGCGACCTCGTCGCGATCGAGGCACGGCTGGCGGGCGTGGCCGGTCTGGTGGTGTGGGGGTGTCACCGGGACACCGACGAACTGGCCGTCATCAGGCTGCCGGTGTTCAGCCTGGGGCCGTGCCCGTCGTCGCCCACCCTGCGTCAGGACACGGACGCCGTTGTGGAGCAGCCGTTCCCGTTCGAGGCGGGCGACATCGCGGTGGGCGACTTCGACGGTCTGGTCCTCGTACCCGCCGGGATCCACCCCGAGGTCGTGGATGTCGCCCGCGCCATCGTGGAGGCCGAGCAGCGCCAGGCCGAGAAGGCACTGCGCGGAGTGAGTCTGCGCGAGCAGCTGCGCTGGGCGGAGTTCAAGGAACGACGGCGGGAGGACCCGTCGTACACCTTCCGGATGCACATGGCCCGGGTGGGCGGGGCCCTGGAGTAG